The proteins below are encoded in one region of Streptomyces roseirectus:
- a CDS encoding lytic polysaccharide monooxygenase auxiliary activity family 9 protein: MITTGLSRRPRARSLLLVLVSLLALIPAMGLIVTTGGKAEAHGTPMKPGSRTFLCWQDGLTDTGEIKPVNPACKNAQQVSGTTPFYNWFSVLRSDGAGRTRGFVPDGQLCSGGNTNFTGFNAPRNDWPLTHLTSGARMDFSYNAWAAHPGWFYVYVTKDGFDPTKTLTWDDMEPSPFLSVDHPALNGSPGTVEANYSWAGNLPSNKSGRHIIYMVWQRSDSAETFYSCSDVVFDGGNGEVTGIHEPGNPNEPVPGTCTATRRTTGSWSGGYQSEVTVTNTGDVPMLGWMVNWTLPTGQRVDSLWNGAATYTGQDVMVHNAGWNGSLSPGRSATFGYVVTGANSDSTTSLPCRVG, from the coding sequence ATGATCACAACAGGGTTATCGAGGCGTCCCCGCGCCCGGTCCCTGCTCCTCGTGCTCGTCTCCCTCCTCGCGCTCATCCCGGCGATGGGCCTGATCGTCACGACGGGCGGCAAGGCGGAAGCCCACGGCACCCCGATGAAGCCCGGCAGCAGAACCTTCCTGTGCTGGCAGGACGGCCTGACCGACACGGGTGAGATCAAGCCGGTCAACCCGGCCTGCAAGAACGCCCAGCAGGTCAGCGGCACGACGCCGTTCTACAACTGGTTCTCGGTGCTGCGTTCGGACGGCGCCGGCCGCACGCGGGGCTTCGTCCCGGACGGCCAGCTCTGCAGCGGCGGCAACACGAACTTCACCGGCTTCAACGCGCCCCGCAACGACTGGCCGCTGACCCACCTGACGTCCGGCGCGCGGATGGACTTCTCGTACAACGCGTGGGCGGCGCACCCGGGTTGGTTCTACGTGTACGTCACGAAGGACGGCTTCGACCCGACGAAGACGCTCACCTGGGACGACATGGAGCCGTCGCCGTTCCTGAGTGTCGACCACCCGGCGCTCAACGGTTCCCCGGGCACCGTCGAGGCCAACTACTCCTGGGCCGGCAACCTCCCGTCGAACAAGTCGGGCCGCCACATCATCTACATGGTCTGGCAGCGCTCGGACAGCGCGGAGACCTTCTACTCCTGCTCCGACGTCGTCTTCGACGGCGGCAACGGCGAGGTGACGGGCATCCACGAGCCGGGCAACCCGAACGAGCCCGTGCCCGGCACCTGCACCGCCACCCGCCGCACGACCGGCAGTTGGAGCGGCGGCTACCAGTCCGAGGTCACCGTCACCAACACCGGCGACGTCCCGATGCTCGGCTGGATGGTCAACTGGACGCTGCCCACGGGACAGCGCGTGGACAGCCTCTGGAACGGCGCGGCCACCTACACCGGCCAGGACGTGATGGTCCACAACGCGGGCTGGAACGGCTCGCTGAGTCCGGGCAGGAGCGCGACCTTCGGATACGTGGTCACCGGAGCGAACAGCGACAGCACGACGAGTCTGCCCTGTCGCGTCGGCTGA
- the acnA gene encoding aconitate hydratase AcnA: protein MSANSFDARSTLSVGDESYEIFRLDKVEGSARLPYSLKVLLENLLRTEDGANITADHIRALGEWDSQAQPSQEIQFTPARVIMQDFTGVPCVVDLATMREAVAALGGDPAKINPLSPAEMVIDHSVIADKFGTNDAFKQNVDLEYGRNKERYQFLRWGQTAFDDFKVVPPGTGIVHQVNIEHLARTVMVRNGQAYPDTLVGTDSHTTMVNGLGVLGWGVGGIEAEAAMLGQPVSMLIPRVVGFKLTGELPTGTTATDLVLTITEMLRKHGVVGKFVEFYGEGVAATSLANRATIGNMSPEFGSTAAIFPIDDETINYLRLTGRSPQQLALVEAYAKEQGLWLDPKAEPDFSEKLELDLSTVVPSIAGPKRPQDRIVLANAAQQFASDVLNYVDTADEAGKESFPASDAPASTNGVPSNPVTVTAPDGSTYEIDHGAVTVAAITSCTNTSNPYVMVAAALVAKKAVEKGLTRKPWVKTTLAPGSKVVTDYFDKAGLTPYLDKVGFNLVGYGCTTCIGNSGPLPEEVSKAVNDHDLAVTSVLSGNRNFEGRINPDVKMNYLASPPLVVAYAIAGSMKVDITTDVLGTDTEGNPVYLKDIWPSEAEVNDVVANAIGEDMFSKSYQDVFAGDAQWQALSIPEGNTFEWDPQSTYVRKPPYFEGMTMETTPVSDITGARVLAKLGDSVTTDHISPAGAIKADTPAGKYLTEHGVERRDFNSYGSRRGNHEVMIRGTFANIRLRNQIAPGTEGGYTRDFTQADGPVSFIYDASQNYQAAGTPLVILGGKEYGSGSSRDWAAKGTALLGVKAVITESYERIHRSNLIGMGVLPLQFPAGQNADSLGLTGEETFSITGVTELNNGTTPATVKVTTDTGVEFDAVVRIDTPGEADYYRNGGIMQYVLRSLIRK, encoded by the coding sequence GTGTCGGCGAACAGCTTCGACGCCCGCAGCACGCTCAGCGTGGGCGACGAGTCGTACGAGATCTTCCGGCTGGACAAGGTGGAAGGCTCGGCCCGCCTTCCGTACAGCCTGAAGGTCCTGCTGGAGAACCTGCTCCGTACCGAGGACGGCGCGAACATCACCGCCGACCACATCCGCGCCCTCGGCGAGTGGGACTCGCAGGCCCAGCCGAGCCAGGAGATCCAGTTCACGCCCGCCCGCGTGATCATGCAGGACTTCACCGGCGTCCCCTGCGTCGTCGACCTCGCCACCATGCGTGAGGCCGTCGCGGCGCTCGGCGGCGACCCGGCGAAGATCAACCCCCTCTCCCCGGCCGAGATGGTCATCGACCACTCCGTCATCGCCGACAAGTTCGGCACCAACGACGCGTTCAAGCAGAACGTCGACCTGGAGTACGGCCGCAACAAGGAGCGCTACCAGTTCCTGCGCTGGGGCCAGACCGCGTTCGACGACTTCAAGGTCGTCCCCCCGGGCACCGGCATCGTCCACCAGGTCAACATCGAGCACCTGGCCCGCACCGTCATGGTCCGTAACGGCCAGGCGTACCCGGACACCCTCGTCGGCACCGACTCGCACACCACGATGGTCAACGGCCTCGGTGTGCTCGGCTGGGGCGTCGGCGGCATCGAGGCCGAGGCCGCGATGCTCGGCCAGCCGGTCTCGATGCTCATCCCGCGCGTCGTCGGCTTCAAGCTGACCGGCGAGCTGCCCACCGGCACCACCGCCACGGACCTCGTCCTCACGATCACCGAGATGCTCCGTAAGCACGGCGTCGTCGGCAAGTTCGTCGAGTTCTACGGCGAGGGCGTCGCCGCCACGAGCCTCGCCAACCGCGCCACCATCGGCAACATGTCGCCGGAGTTCGGCTCGACCGCGGCGATCTTCCCGATCGACGACGAGACGATCAACTACCTGCGTCTGACCGGCCGTTCGCCCCAGCAGCTCGCGCTCGTCGAGGCGTACGCCAAGGAGCAGGGCCTCTGGCTGGACCCGAAGGCCGAGCCCGACTTCTCCGAGAAGCTGGAGCTGGACCTCTCGACGGTCGTCCCCTCGATCGCAGGACCGAAGCGCCCGCAGGACCGCATCGTCCTCGCGAACGCCGCCCAGCAGTTCGCCTCCGACGTCCTCAACTACGTCGACACCGCCGACGAGGCCGGCAAGGAGTCCTTCCCCGCCTCCGACGCCCCGGCGTCCACCAACGGCGTCCCGTCCAACCCGGTCACCGTGACCGCCCCCGACGGTTCGACGTACGAGATCGACCACGGCGCCGTCACCGTCGCCGCGATCACCTCCTGCACCAACACCTCGAACCCGTACGTCATGGTCGCCGCCGCGCTCGTCGCGAAGAAGGCCGTGGAGAAGGGCCTGACCCGCAAGCCGTGGGTCAAGACCACCCTCGCGCCGGGCTCGAAGGTCGTCACCGACTACTTCGACAAGGCGGGCCTGACGCCGTACCTCGACAAGGTCGGCTTCAACCTGGTCGGTTACGGCTGCACCACCTGCATCGGCAACTCCGGCCCGCTGCCGGAGGAGGTCTCCAAGGCCGTCAACGACCATGACCTCGCGGTGACTTCGGTCCTCTCCGGCAACCGGAACTTCGAGGGCCGGATCAACCCCGACGTCAAGATGAACTACCTCGCCTCCCCGCCGCTGGTCGTCGCGTACGCCATCGCCGGGTCGATGAAGGTCGACATCACCACGGACGTCCTGGGCACCGACACCGAGGGCAACCCGGTCTACCTGAAGGACATCTGGCCCTCCGAGGCCGAGGTCAACGACGTCGTCGCCAACGCGATCGGCGAGGACATGTTCTCCAAGTCCTACCAGGACGTCTTCGCGGGTGACGCCCAGTGGCAGGCGCTGTCGATCCCCGAGGGCAACACCTTCGAGTGGGACCCGCAGTCGACCTACGTCCGCAAGCCCCCGTACTTCGAGGGCATGACGATGGAGACCACCCCGGTCTCCGACATCACTGGCGCCCGCGTCCTCGCCAAGCTCGGCGACTCGGTCACCACCGACCACATCTCGCCCGCCGGCGCCATCAAGGCCGACACCCCGGCCGGCAAGTACCTCACCGAGCACGGTGTGGAGCGTCGTGACTTCAACTCCTACGGCTCGCGCCGAGGCAACCACGAGGTCATGATCCGCGGCACGTTCGCCAACATCCGCCTGCGCAACCAGATCGCGCCGGGCACCGAGGGCGGCTACACCCGCGACTTCACCCAGGCCGACGGCCCGGTGTCGTTCATCTACGACGCCTCGCAGAACTACCAGGCCGCCGGCACCCCGCTGGTCATCCTGGGCGGCAAGGAGTACGGCTCCGGCTCCTCCCGCGACTGGGCCGCCAAGGGCACCGCGCTCCTCGGCGTCAAGGCCGTCATCACCGAGTCGTACGAGCGCATCCACCGCTCGAACCTCATCGGCATGGGCGTCCTCCCGCTCCAGTTCCCGGCCGGCCAGAACGCCGACTCCCTCGGCCTCACCGGCGAGGAGACCTTCTCCATCACCGGCGTGACCGAGCTGAACAACGGCACGACCCCGGCCACGGTGAAGGTCACCACGGACACCGGCGTCGAGTTCGACGCGGTCGTCCGCATCGACACCCCCGGCGAGGCGGACTACTACCGCAACGGCGGCATCATGCAGTACGTGCTGCGCAGCCTGATCCGCAAGTAA
- a CDS encoding DUF3291 domain-containing protein, producing the protein MARLAQYTFGVLKSPLADPSPLTREFYDLGGTVYQTISRHPGYLAHAEPTDAARGELFGADWGAWGEFAVPEWYDKGRTPDTTALAATLSLWTDPRSAFDAVYTGPHRTALTRRYDWFERTDHPNHVLWWTPDDATPTWQDGVSRLEHLHTHGPAPHAFTHAGMTPDTRPRA; encoded by the coding sequence ATGGCCCGCCTCGCTCAGTACACCTTCGGCGTCCTGAAATCCCCGCTCGCCGACCCCTCACCCCTCACGCGCGAGTTCTACGACCTGGGAGGGACCGTCTACCAGACGATCAGCCGCCACCCCGGCTACCTCGCGCACGCCGAACCGACGGACGCCGCCCGGGGCGAACTCTTCGGCGCGGACTGGGGCGCGTGGGGAGAGTTCGCCGTACCGGAGTGGTACGACAAGGGCCGCACCCCGGACACCACCGCCCTCGCCGCGACCCTCTCCCTGTGGACCGACCCGCGTTCCGCCTTCGACGCCGTCTACACCGGCCCGCACCGCACGGCCCTGACCAGGCGCTACGACTGGTTCGAACGGACGGACCACCCGAACCACGTCCTCTGGTGGACCCCCGACGACGCGACCCCCACCTGGCAGGACGGCGTCTCCAGACTGGAACACCTCCACACCCACGGCCCCGCACCGCACGCCTTCACCCACGCCGGTATGACGCCGGACACCCGCCCCCGGGCATGA
- a CDS encoding SDR family oxidoreductase translates to MILVTGATGNLGRALRGELRDVPMRGLTRDLKGASRADFPEAVEGDLTRPETLTSALDGVTSLFLLQGTGAEEAVLAEAEAAGVRHVVLVSSITVETHPHLPAAARNLTVEHALQSSGMTWTILRPTQFASNTLWWAPGIRAHAEVRAPYPDTGLPTIHPADIASVAHRALTDPAHHNRTYALTGPARVAVRDQVTTLAETLNREITLVELTRAQAHRAMTAHLDPETADAILDLTGGDVNEPLLRVRDTVEKITGTPARTYAQWAAEHASAFRQRPSDQ, encoded by the coding sequence ATGATCCTCGTGACCGGCGCGACCGGAAACCTCGGGCGGGCACTGCGCGGAGAGCTGAGGGACGTCCCCATGAGGGGACTCACCCGCGACCTGAAAGGCGCGTCCCGCGCGGACTTCCCCGAGGCAGTGGAAGGCGACCTCACCCGCCCGGAAACCCTCACCTCCGCCCTGGACGGCGTGACGTCCCTGTTCCTCCTCCAGGGCACCGGCGCCGAGGAAGCCGTCCTCGCCGAGGCGGAAGCGGCCGGCGTCCGCCACGTGGTCCTGGTCTCCTCGATCACCGTGGAGACCCACCCCCACCTCCCCGCCGCCGCACGCAACCTCACGGTGGAGCACGCTCTCCAGTCCTCAGGTATGACATGGACGATCCTGCGCCCCACCCAGTTCGCCTCGAACACCCTCTGGTGGGCCCCCGGCATCCGCGCCCACGCCGAGGTCCGCGCCCCCTACCCCGACACCGGCCTCCCCACGATCCACCCCGCCGACATCGCCTCCGTGGCCCACCGAGCCCTGACGGACCCGGCCCACCACAACCGCACGTACGCCCTGACGGGCCCGGCCCGCGTCGCGGTCCGGGACCAGGTGACGACCCTGGCGGAAACCCTGAACCGCGAGATCACCCTTGTGGAACTCACCCGTGCGCAGGCCCACCGCGCCATGACGGCCCACCTGGACCCCGAAACGGCGGACGCGATCCTGGACCTCACCGGCGGCGACGTGAACGAACCCCTCCTCCGCGTCCGCGACACGGTGGAGAAGATCACCGGCACCCCGGCCCGCACGTACGCACAGTGGGCGGCGGAACACGCGTCCGCCTTCCGGCAGAGGCCATCTGACCAGTGA
- a CDS encoding virginiamycin B lyase family protein produces the protein MSAHAHAGSHAGSHAHAHLTEFPVPGAGPYGIALGDDGALWFTLVHSGGVGRLTPDGDVTVHALDSPDTGPTVITPGPDGALWFTEFRGHRVGRISLEGEVTSFALPTPEAGPYGIVVGADGALWCTESAVDRVARITPEGDVTEYPLPLAGAFPSAIAAGPDGRLWCTLNRANAVASIDYDGSVSVHELPTPGAGPVGIAAGPDGAMWFTEIGVGRIGRVDAAGTVTEFPLPDPASRPHAIVAGADGACWFTEWAANRVARITPEGEVTGYDLLTPASEPHGIALGPAGTLWTAQEAGTITRVTPAAEAP, from the coding sequence ATGTCCGCTCACGCTCACGCTGGCTCTCACGCTGGCTCTCACGCTCACGCTCACCTCACCGAGTTCCCCGTCCCCGGTGCCGGCCCCTACGGGATCGCCCTGGGGGACGACGGCGCCCTCTGGTTCACGCTGGTGCACAGCGGGGGCGTCGGGCGTCTCACGCCGGACGGCGACGTCACCGTCCACGCCCTCGACTCCCCCGACACCGGGCCGACCGTCATCACGCCGGGGCCGGACGGGGCTCTGTGGTTCACGGAGTTCCGGGGGCACCGGGTCGGCCGGATCAGCCTTGAGGGGGAGGTGACGTCGTTCGCGCTGCCCACCCCCGAGGCGGGCCCCTACGGGATCGTCGTCGGCGCGGACGGGGCTCTGTGGTGCACGGAGTCCGCCGTCGACCGTGTCGCCCGCATCACTCCTGAGGGGGACGTCACCGAGTACCCCCTCCCCCTCGCCGGCGCCTTCCCCTCCGCCATCGCGGCGGGCCCCGACGGGCGGCTCTGGTGCACGCTGAACCGGGCGAACGCGGTGGCGTCCATCGACTACGACGGTTCGGTGAGCGTCCACGAGCTGCCGACGCCGGGTGCCGGGCCGGTCGGGATCGCCGCCGGGCCGGACGGGGCGATGTGGTTCACGGAGATCGGCGTGGGGCGGATCGGCCGCGTGGACGCCGCCGGCACCGTCACCGAGTTCCCCCTTCCCGACCCCGCCTCCCGTCCCCACGCGATCGTCGCCGGGGCGGACGGGGCCTGCTGGTTCACGGAGTGGGCGGCGAACCGCGTCGCCCGCATCACCCCTGAGGGGGAGGTGACGGGCTACGACCTCCTCACGCCCGCCTCCGAACCCCACGGCATCGCCCTCGGCCCGGCCGGCACCCTCTGGACGGCCCAGGAGGCCGGCACGATCACCCGCGTCACCCCGGCTGCGGAAGCGCCCTGA
- a CDS encoding short chain dehydrogenase codes for MRVLVIGATGTIGRAVTRELEPRHEILRASRNGPLTADLTDPASLDALLAGTGPLDAVVCCAASGPLVPLTDLDAVGDAEFAAGLHGKLLGQIALTRRAATHLAAPASLTLTAGTFPGPLPDGSLGALVNSALEGFVRNAAHELPPGVRLNAVSPGWVRETLGSPTEGTPAAQVARVYADLVEGDGTGEVVRV; via the coding sequence ATGCGCGTACTGGTGATCGGAGCGACGGGAACCATCGGCCGAGCGGTGACACGGGAGCTGGAACCCCGCCACGAGATCCTGCGGGCCTCCAGAAACGGCCCGCTGACGGCTGACCTCACCGACCCCGCCTCCCTGGACGCCCTCCTCGCCGGCACGGGCCCGCTCGACGCCGTCGTCTGCTGCGCCGCGAGCGGCCCACTGGTCCCCCTCACCGACCTCGACGCCGTCGGCGACGCCGAGTTCGCCGCCGGCCTCCACGGCAAACTCCTCGGCCAGATCGCTCTCACCCGCCGGGCCGCCACACACCTCGCCGCCCCGGCCTCCCTCACCCTCACCGCCGGCACCTTCCCCGGCCCGCTCCCCGACGGCTCCCTCGGCGCCCTCGTCAACTCCGCCCTCGAAGGCTTCGTCCGCAACGCCGCGCACGAACTCCCGCCCGGGGTACGCCTGAACGCCGTCAGCCCCGGCTGGGTGAGGGAGACACTGGGCTCACCGACAGAGGGCACGCCGGCCGCCCAAGTGGCCCGTGTCTACGCCGACTTGGTCGAAGGGGACGGCACGGGCGAGGTGGTCCGCGTGTGA
- a CDS encoding helix-turn-helix domain-containing protein, which yields MADDYLVRIGKLIRDARQHRGWTQSQLAEALGTSQSAVNRIERGNQNISLEMIARIGEALDSEIVSLGYAGPMHLRVVGGRRLSGSIDVKTSKNACVALLCASLLNRGRTVLRRVARIEEVYRLLEVLQSIGVRTRWINDGVDLELVPPAELDLAAIDAEAAVRTRSIIMFLGPLLHEVHRFKLPYAGGCDLGTRTIEPHMIALRRFGLDIAATEGQYHAVVDPSVRPDRPIVLTERGDTVTENALLAAARHGGVTVIRNASSNYMVQDLCFFLEALGVRVEGIGTTTLTVHGVADIDVDVDYSPSEDPVEAMSLVAAAVVTESELTVRRVPIEFLEIELAVLEEMGLDHDRTPEYVADNGRTRLVDLTVRPSKLEAPIDKIHPMPFPGLNIDNVPFFAAIAAVAQGKTLIHDWVYDNRAIYLTDLNRLGGRLQLLDPHRVLVEGPTRWRAAEMMCPPALRPAVVVLLAMMAADGTSVLRNVYVINRGYEDLAERLNSIGAQIEIFRDI from the coding sequence ATGGCAGACGATTACCTCGTACGCATCGGCAAGCTCATCCGTGACGCCCGTCAGCACCGTGGCTGGACACAGAGCCAACTGGCGGAAGCGCTCGGCACGAGCCAGAGTGCCGTGAACCGGATCGAGCGGGGCAACCAGAACATCAGCCTTGAGATGATCGCCCGAATCGGTGAGGCCCTGGACAGCGAGATCGTGTCGCTCGGCTACGCGGGCCCGATGCACCTGCGCGTCGTCGGCGGTCGCCGCCTCTCGGGGTCCATCGACGTCAAGACGAGCAAGAACGCGTGCGTGGCGCTGCTGTGCGCCTCGCTGCTGAACCGGGGCCGCACGGTCCTGCGCAGGGTCGCCCGCATCGAGGAGGTCTACCGCCTCCTGGAGGTGCTGCAGTCCATCGGCGTCCGCACCCGGTGGATCAACGACGGCGTCGACCTGGAACTCGTCCCGCCCGCCGAACTGGACCTCGCGGCGATCGACGCGGAGGCCGCCGTCCGCACCCGCTCGATCATCATGTTCCTCGGCCCGCTGCTGCACGAGGTGCACCGGTTCAAGCTGCCGTACGCCGGGGGCTGCGACCTCGGGACGCGGACCATCGAGCCGCACATGATCGCGCTGCGCCGCTTCGGCCTGGACATCGCGGCGACGGAGGGCCAGTACCACGCCGTCGTCGACCCGTCCGTCCGCCCGGACCGCCCGATCGTGCTGACCGAGCGCGGGGACACGGTCACCGAGAACGCGCTGCTGGCCGCCGCGCGGCACGGCGGGGTCACCGTCATCCGCAACGCGTCGTCCAACTACATGGTCCAGGACCTGTGTTTCTTCCTGGAAGCGCTCGGCGTCCGGGTCGAGGGCATCGGGACGACGACGCTGACGGTGCACGGCGTGGCGGACATCGACGTCGACGTCGACTACTCCCCCTCCGAGGACCCGGTAGAGGCGATGAGCCTGGTGGCCGCCGCCGTCGTCACCGAGTCCGAGCTGACCGTGCGCCGGGTGCCGATCGAGTTCCTGGAGATCGAGCTGGCGGTCCTGGAGGAGATGGGGCTCGACCACGACCGCACGCCCGAGTACGTCGCCGACAACGGCCGTACCCGGCTGGTCGACCTCACCGTCCGGCCGTCCAAGCTGGAGGCGCCGATCGACAAGATCCACCCCATGCCGTTCCCCGGCCTCAACATCGACAACGTCCCCTTCTTCGCGGCGATCGCGGCCGTCGCGCAGGGCAAGACCCTCATCCACGACTGGGTCTACGACAACCGCGCGATCTACCTCACCGACCTCAACCGCCTCGGCGGCCGCCTCCAACTCCTCGACCCGCACCGGGTGTTGGTCGAAGGCCCGACCCGCTGGCGCGCCGCCGAGATGATGTGCCCGCCCGCCCTGCGGCCCGCCGTCGTCGTCCTCCTCGCGATGATGGCCGCCGACGGGACGTCCGTCCTGCGCAACGTGTACGTCATCAACCGGGGCTACGAGGACCTGGCGGAACGCCTCAACTCGATCGGGGCACAGATCGAGATCTTCCGGGACATCTGA
- a CDS encoding M48 family metalloprotease, whose amino-acid sequence MAALLLAGAFAGTLVHGQFFGTAWATKAAHCAKEAAERVPGEGFAQEVERNGYEQRCVRPVQQRLLGVSLAGSALVVLLGAVGLWALPRAALRRAGPLEPVPQEWQERVARAAAGLGVRRPPRAVWAGPKYEEPFTAGGARAVTVVLPRGTQRLSDRYADAVIRHEVAHVAAGDVGLVWLTRGALVAASAVLLVPPVVFVAQQGVDGGRLFWGEYGGRALLLVGLVLLLSQMVLRSREHEADLLSVRGRSADGLTSWLARAERAHRSLGERQPSPVQPWWERLLANHPPLTRRLTVLGLPYQHLLPTWLDAAATGLLGAITLDSVTSLAQTGFTGTPLLPYAFLTGALAAGTLMSLAWGATVWRSAWGTEGNVSVPRRALLALAAGTALGLVVRLQATGTALSGSASLTWPPLVVLPLAVASAGALSAPLAGMYVRSRRTAPGALVVLVTSVAVNAALFVGALRVAQELALWVGVFGWRSLGAHLSLAGVYSVSATSTAVGLGCLALAVLWWSVRRGLGEGTGRSAWLMPLSAAGASAAGAGVVRGVVSGGGDFEAVLQYDRWVAAIAGLAALVAICVAGGGAWLGCALWAAPLATVLTSGGLWLARSWFWTRPVDPIGAGEYVGTALAQLALIFVLLALPLVLVASFARRAGWGRGMVPVVAAGVAGVLALVVVRSEGVLLSVILMGAGVSG is encoded by the coding sequence GTGGCGGCGTTGCTTCTCGCGGGGGCGTTCGCAGGGACGTTGGTGCACGGTCAGTTCTTCGGGACGGCGTGGGCGACCAAGGCGGCGCACTGCGCGAAGGAGGCGGCGGAGAGGGTTCCCGGGGAGGGCTTCGCGCAGGAGGTGGAGCGGAACGGGTACGAACAGAGGTGCGTCAGGCCCGTCCAACAGAGGCTGCTCGGTGTGTCGTTGGCAGGATCGGCGCTGGTGGTTCTGCTCGGGGCGGTGGGGCTGTGGGCCCTGCCGAGGGCGGCGCTGCGGCGCGCGGGCCCGCTGGAGCCCGTCCCGCAGGAGTGGCAGGAGCGCGTGGCCCGTGCCGCCGCCGGCCTCGGGGTACGGCGTCCGCCGAGGGCCGTGTGGGCGGGGCCGAAGTACGAGGAACCGTTCACCGCGGGAGGCGCCCGCGCCGTCACCGTCGTCCTGCCACGCGGCACGCAGCGGCTCAGCGACCGGTACGCCGACGCCGTCATCCGGCACGAGGTCGCGCACGTCGCCGCCGGGGACGTCGGGCTCGTCTGGCTGACGAGGGGAGCGCTGGTGGCGGCGTCGGCGGTGCTGCTCGTGCCGCCGGTCGTCTTCGTGGCGCAGCAGGGGGTGGACGGCGGGCGCCTGTTCTGGGGGGAGTACGGGGGGCGGGCGCTTCTGCTCGTCGGCCTCGTTCTTCTGCTCTCCCAGATGGTGTTGCGGTCGCGTGAGCACGAGGCGGATCTGCTGTCCGTGCGTGGCCGGTCCGCCGACGGGCTGACGTCCTGGCTGGCCAGGGCGGAACGGGCGCACCGGAGCCTCGGTGAACGACAGCCGAGCCCCGTGCAGCCCTGGTGGGAACGTCTCCTCGCCAACCACCCACCCCTCACCCGCCGTCTGACGGTGCTCGGCCTGCCCTACCAGCACCTCCTGCCCACCTGGTTGGATGCCGCCGCCACCGGTCTGCTGGGCGCGATCACCCTCGACTCGGTGACCTCACTCGCCCAGACGGGCTTCACCGGTACACCGCTGCTGCCGTACGCCTTCCTCACCGGCGCCCTCGCGGCTGGCACGCTGATGTCGCTGGCTTGGGGAGCCACCGTGTGGCGGAGCGCCTGGGGCACCGAAGGGAATGTGTCCGTGCCACGCCGGGCCCTCCTCGCTCTTGCGGCGGGCACGGCGCTGGGGCTCGTCGTACGCCTCCAGGCCACCGGGACCGCGCTGAGCGGTTCCGCATCGCTGACCTGGCCGCCCCTGGTCGTCCTCCCGCTGGCGGTGGCCTCTGCGGGTGCGCTGAGCGCGCCGTTGGCCGGGATGTACGTCCGTTCGCGGCGTACGGCGCCGGGTGCGCTCGTCGTCCTCGTCACGTCCGTGGCCGTCAACGCCGCGCTGTTCGTCGGTGCCTTGCGCGTCGCTCAGGAACTCGCCCTGTGGGTCGGCGTGTTCGGGTGGCGGTCCCTCGGCGCCCATCTCTCGCTGGCGGGGGTGTACTCGGTGAGTGCGACCAGTACGGCGGTCGGACTGGGCTGTCTGGCCCTGGCGGTGCTGTGGTGGAGCGTGCGGCGGGGGCTGGGGGAGGGAACAGGGCGGTCCGCCTGGCTCATGCCGCTCTCGGCGGCCGGGGCCTCGGCCGCCGGTGCGGGCGTGGTCCGGGGCGTGGTGTCGGGCGGGGGCGACTTCGAGGCGGTTCTTCAGTACGACCGTTGGGTGGCCGCCATCGCCGGTCTCGCCGCTCTGGTGGCGATCTGCGTGGCCGGTGGCGGAGCGTGGCTCGGGTGCGCCCTCTGGGCCGCTCCGCTGGCGACGGTCCTCACCTCGGGGGGCCTGTGGTTGGCGCGCTCTTGGTTCTGGACGCGTCCGGTGGATCCGATCGGCGCCGGGGAGTACGTCGGTACGGCTCTGGCTCAGCTCGCCCTGATTTTCGTCCTCTTGGCGCTTCCGCTCGTGTTGGTTGCCTCGTTCGCGCGGAGAGCCGGGTGGGGGAGAGGGATGGTGCCTGTCGTGGCTGCCGGGGTGGCTGGTGTGCTTGCTCTGGTGGTGGTGCGTTCGGAGGGAGTGTTGCTTTCTGTGATTCTCATGGGTGCGGGTGTATCGGGCTGA